The following coding sequences lie in one Candidatus Nitrospira allomarina genomic window:
- a CDS encoding YicC/YloC family endoribonuclease: MKSMTGFGKRESLYQGTMVGVEVRSVNHRFCELMVRLPKSLSHMELELKEQVKRACERGRIELTVTMNGGGSGATKIVQLDRAMAKRYIQGLRDLQREFKLSGTVDVNVVAGFRDLFSTSEEPPVIKDVPKVVEGLVQRALTDLEKMRKKEGSALQKDLLQRVQIVEDRLHVVQQRIPSALQVSSDRLKARVAKLLEGERVNDDRIAQEIAMLAERSDVTEELTRLQSHVTQFRSTLKSKGPVGKRLDFLLQEMGREVNTIGSKASDSEISGQVVDLKSELEKIREQVQNIE; encoded by the coding sequence ATGAAAAGTATGACCGGTTTTGGAAAACGTGAATCCCTATATCAGGGAACCATGGTGGGGGTTGAAGTGCGATCTGTGAATCATCGGTTTTGCGAGTTGATGGTGCGTCTGCCTAAGTCTCTGTCTCATATGGAGTTGGAACTGAAAGAGCAAGTCAAGCGCGCCTGCGAGCGTGGTCGCATTGAATTGACCGTGACCATGAATGGTGGAGGGTCTGGAGCTACGAAGATTGTCCAATTAGATCGCGCCATGGCGAAGCGGTATATACAAGGGTTGCGGGATTTGCAACGGGAATTCAAGCTGAGTGGAACGGTGGATGTGAATGTGGTGGCAGGATTTCGGGATCTATTTTCCACCAGTGAGGAGCCTCCGGTGATCAAGGATGTCCCGAAGGTCGTTGAGGGGTTAGTCCAGCGTGCCTTGACCGATTTAGAGAAAATGCGAAAGAAAGAAGGTTCTGCCTTACAAAAAGATCTCTTGCAGCGTGTTCAGATAGTCGAAGACCGGCTTCATGTGGTTCAGCAACGCATTCCATCTGCATTGCAGGTGTCCTCGGATCGTTTGAAAGCTCGTGTCGCCAAGTTATTAGAGGGGGAGCGGGTGAACGACGATCGAATTGCTCAAGAAATCGCCATGTTGGCAGAGCGATCAGACGTGACGGAAGAATTAACACGGTTGCAAAGCCATGTGACACAATTTCGTTCCACACTCAAATCCAAAGGCCCGGTGGGTAAGCGGCTTGATTTTCTTCTCCAAGAAATGGGAAGGGAAGTCAATACCATTGGATCAAAGGCGAGCGACTCCGAGATCTCCGGGCAGGTTGTGGATTTAAAGAGTGAATTAGAGAAAATCCGTGAACAGGTCCAAAATATTGAATAA
- the nth gene encoding endonuclease III, with protein MSGLASPMSRLRTARSPMESPVEAKKRVRRILAALDQSVPDVRVELDSSNRLELLVATILSAQCTDQRVNQVTPNLFARYRTAQDYAGADPAELEALIRTTGFYKNKARHLIGCGQALVQRFHGMVPGTMKDLTSLPGVGRKTANVILGSSVGEPAIVVDTHVKRVANRLGLTRSQDPTKIEEDLQRLLPKSQWTNGAQRLLLHGRYVCLARTPKCAHCVLDSDCGWEGKRKPT; from the coding sequence ATGAGCGGTCTTGCGTCACCGATGAGTCGTCTCAGAACAGCACGATCCCCGATGGAATCGCCGGTAGAAGCGAAAAAGCGAGTACGTCGGATCCTTGCCGCCTTGGATCAATCCGTTCCTGACGTGAGAGTAGAATTAGATTCCTCCAACCGGCTTGAGTTGTTGGTGGCCACAATTCTTTCGGCCCAATGCACAGACCAGAGAGTCAACCAGGTAACCCCGAATCTGTTTGCCCGCTATCGCACGGCACAGGATTATGCCGGTGCGGATCCAGCCGAATTAGAAGCGCTCATTCGGACAACAGGATTTTATAAAAATAAAGCGCGTCATCTCATTGGGTGTGGCCAAGCTCTGGTGCAGCGTTTTCACGGCATGGTCCCCGGAACGATGAAGGACTTAACTTCCCTGCCCGGCGTTGGACGAAAAACAGCCAATGTTATTTTGGGGAGTTCTGTGGGAGAGCCTGCCATTGTGGTTGATACTCATGTGAAGCGGGTAGCCAATCGCCTCGGATTGACGAGAAGCCAAGACCCGACCAAAATTGAAGAGGATCTTCAACGCCTCTTACCAAAATCGCAATGGACGAACGGGGCTCAACGCCTCCTACTTCATGGGCGATATGTGTGTTTGGCCAGAACGCCAAAGTGTGCTCATTGTGTGCTTGATTCAGACTGTGGATGGGAAGGAAAACGAAAGCCAACATGA
- the hflX gene encoding GTPase HflX: protein MERLYRRRIPPEKVVTPEVARECAELTYETRRQIGLLVNRQGQIESVLIGDHHELVIPHLSRTRSGLRLLRGVRLVHTHLNNQPLTQDDLTDLALLRLDLIMALGVGKDGSLRDVYVAHILSNPIKGRTTVELPPCAFHSFQLDCQQFIQSLEQEIVRSNPGLREGVREGRALLVSVSTGNAASEEGRLQELQELVRAQDVEVLGCITQRLGAIHPKFVVGSGKMKELAIRALQSGADTLIFDQDLTPAQVRGISEITDLRVLDRSQVILDIFAQRAHSSIGKIQVELAQLRYLLPRLAQSSTALSRLAGGIGTRGPGETKLETDRRRARERIQRLERDLESMAHGRQEQRKMRMKRGLPIISIIGYTNVGKSTLLNALTKSQVSVKDRVFETLDTVNRRWYLPGLGDVILTDTVGFIRDLPKDLMAAFQTTLLELQEADVLLHVIDAHVPDPGQHIIAVDNILKELGLENIPCLRFFNKADLMVEEDLQLLCQRYGGMGGSALQDASLLMIQQELTSLLRGLQAEDGRTGKCQEMPLYTLPAPAETFP, encoded by the coding sequence ATGGAGCGTCTTTATCGTCGACGGATCCCTCCAGAAAAAGTTGTAACCCCGGAGGTGGCTCGGGAATGTGCCGAACTCACCTATGAGACGAGACGGCAAATCGGGCTTTTGGTCAATCGACAAGGCCAAATTGAATCGGTTTTAATCGGTGACCACCACGAATTGGTTATTCCCCATCTTTCGCGGACCCGGTCAGGCCTTCGGTTATTGCGAGGGGTTCGTTTAGTCCATACCCACCTCAATAATCAACCCCTGACGCAGGATGATCTGACCGACCTAGCTCTTCTTCGATTGGATTTAATTATGGCGCTTGGTGTGGGAAAAGATGGGAGCCTTCGGGATGTTTATGTGGCGCACATTCTTTCGAACCCCATCAAGGGACGAACCACGGTGGAGTTACCGCCTTGTGCCTTTCACTCGTTTCAGTTGGATTGCCAGCAGTTTATTCAATCGTTGGAGCAAGAAATTGTTCGCTCGAATCCAGGGTTACGAGAAGGTGTTCGGGAGGGCAGGGCGCTCCTGGTTAGTGTCAGCACAGGGAATGCCGCTTCGGAAGAAGGTCGTCTTCAGGAATTACAAGAATTGGTGCGTGCCCAGGACGTTGAAGTTTTAGGGTGTATCACTCAACGGTTGGGAGCGATCCATCCGAAGTTTGTCGTTGGCTCGGGAAAGATGAAAGAGTTGGCGATTCGTGCGCTCCAATCCGGTGCCGATACCTTGATTTTTGACCAAGATTTAACCCCGGCTCAGGTACGGGGTATTTCGGAAATCACGGATCTGCGGGTCTTGGACCGCTCACAAGTGATTCTCGATATTTTTGCACAGCGGGCCCATTCCTCCATTGGGAAAATACAAGTTGAACTGGCTCAGCTGCGGTATCTGCTACCACGACTTGCCCAATCCAGTACAGCTCTTTCCCGGTTAGCGGGCGGAATTGGCACACGAGGGCCTGGAGAAACCAAGTTGGAAACGGATCGACGTCGTGCCCGCGAGCGCATTCAACGATTGGAGCGGGACCTGGAGTCTATGGCACATGGTCGTCAGGAACAACGAAAAATGCGCATGAAGCGAGGACTTCCGATTATTTCCATTATTGGCTATACCAATGTGGGGAAGTCGACCCTGTTAAATGCATTGACAAAGAGCCAAGTCTCTGTAAAGGATCGTGTGTTTGAGACACTTGATACGGTCAATCGCCGCTGGTATTTACCTGGATTAGGCGACGTCATTCTGACGGATACCGTAGGATTCATCCGGGATTTGCCAAAAGACCTCATGGCGGCATTTCAGACCACTTTGCTGGAATTGCAAGAGGCCGATGTATTGCTCCACGTGATAGATGCTCATGTCCCCGATCCTGGGCAGCACATTATTGCGGTAGACAATATATTGAAGGAATTAGGGCTTGAAAACATCCCATGCCTGCGTTTTTTTAATAAAGCCGATTTGATGGTGGAAGAAGACCTACAACTCCTCTGTCAGCGTTATGGAGGAATGGGGGGATCGGCGTTACAAGATGCGTCCCTTCTTATGATTCAGCAAGAACTCACGTCCCTGCTTCGGGGCCTTCAGGCAGAAGATGGCAGGACGGGGAAGTGTCAGGAGATGCCTCTCTATACTCTTCCGGCTCCAGCCGAGACCTTTCCATGA
- the tsaD gene encoding tRNA (adenosine(37)-N6)-threonylcarbamoyltransferase complex transferase subunit TsaD produces MILGIETSCDETAVAVLDWEGRILSNILDSQVEVHARYGGVVPELASRRHMECLELLTRQALGLANVSLSQLTGIAVTNRPGLVGALLVGVNFAKALAFATKIPLVTVNHLEGHLASAWLSNQDFPTPAMVLIASGGHTHLALVPHRGEYQFIGWTMDDAAGEAFDKGAKMLGLPYPGGPAIDRLAQQGNERYVLFPRPTLQSQNFNFSFSGLKTALRYFVRDEQKKGDSPLPVADIAASYQEAIVDVLVEKLCRAARQYDVKGISVVGGVAANSRLRLRLEERARTLGLHVTLPPRALCTDNGAMIAAAGLEKLKRKERAAWDVDAISTLQCKYDESAMAGLPSQ; encoded by the coding sequence GTGATTTTAGGAATTGAAACTTCCTGTGATGAAACAGCCGTGGCTGTGTTGGATTGGGAAGGTCGCATCCTTTCAAATATTTTGGATTCTCAGGTTGAGGTGCATGCCCGTTACGGGGGAGTCGTCCCGGAACTGGCTTCGCGTCGTCATATGGAGTGTCTGGAACTTCTGACAAGGCAAGCCTTGGGTCTGGCCAATGTTTCTCTTTCCCAATTAACGGGAATAGCGGTCACCAATCGTCCAGGATTGGTAGGGGCCTTACTCGTTGGAGTAAATTTTGCTAAAGCCCTGGCGTTTGCCACCAAAATTCCCTTGGTGACAGTGAATCATTTGGAGGGGCATTTGGCGTCCGCATGGTTATCGAATCAAGATTTCCCAACCCCGGCCATGGTCTTGATTGCATCCGGTGGGCACACGCATTTGGCATTGGTTCCTCATCGTGGAGAATATCAGTTCATTGGATGGACGATGGATGATGCAGCGGGAGAAGCGTTCGATAAAGGCGCCAAAATGCTTGGGCTTCCTTATCCGGGTGGTCCGGCAATTGACCGGCTTGCCCAACAGGGGAATGAACGATATGTATTATTCCCCCGACCAACTCTTCAAAGCCAAAATTTCAATTTCAGTTTCAGTGGGCTGAAAACCGCCCTTCGATATTTTGTTCGGGATGAACAAAAAAAGGGGGATTCTCCTTTGCCCGTTGCTGATATCGCGGCCAGTTACCAGGAGGCTATTGTGGATGTGCTGGTAGAGAAACTTTGTCGTGCTGCCCGTCAATATGATGTGAAAGGGATTTCTGTCGTGGGAGGAGTGGCTGCAAACTCTCGCCTTCGCCTGAGGCTTGAGGAGCGGGCTCGCACATTAGGGCTGCATGTGACTCTACCTCCACGCGCGCTCTGCACAGACAATGGTGCCATGATTGCAGCCGCGGGGTTGGAAAAACTTAAGCGGAAGGAAAGAGCAGCATGGGATGTGGATGCGATTTCTACGTTGCAATGTAAATATGATGAGTCTGCGATGGCTGGACTTCCTTCTCAATGA